AATCTTGGACTTTCACTCACCAAAAATGAAGCACAAATTTCTTGGATGAGCTGTTAAGAATACATTAATTAATCCACCCTTGTTGCCAGATAATTGCATCAAAACACATTCAAAAAGGTTTGCAGACATCTAAAAATTTAATTCACCCAAACTGAAATGGGCTTGTAATAAACAATGCATAATTAATTCATGCTAATTCATATTAATTTTAGGCTAATTTCATTAAAGGCACAACAAGTTTGCAAGCAATTGTTGGCCACACCAGTAATAATACATAACTTCCAGCTGTAAAACTAAATAGATACTCATCAGTACAAAAACAAGTCACCCCTGCTGAATTTCTCATGACTTTATGTAATTCTTAAAAATGCCACAGATGGGCAGCGAGTGCAGAGTATCTGTATTGTGGTCCCACCTGAATAAATTCAGCTCAGGCGAACCAGATCGTTTTGTTTCACCCGCGTCATTCCAGGTCTGCGTGTTGTTTGAGTCCTGAACGCTGCACACATCATAAATTCTGGAACGGAAACAGCACAGCATTAATAACATCTCTCCAAAGAGACTTTTTTTGGCACAGACGTTAATTAATTCACACGGATGCACGTAACGCACACAGCTACGCACGCACACTCAGACACACTCGTCTGATTCGGCCTGTGATGCCGTGTTGTGTCAGAGTGCGTTGATTACCACTTTCACACATGCTCTGGAAAGGTGGAGGGCAGGTTTACTCTGATTTCCTCCTCCACATTGTTCCGTCTCTGCCTCGGCTCTGCTGGAGATCCTTTTTGTATCTTTCTATTTCTGATCTGCCCTCTTTACCGCTTCtattgtctgtgtttctgcctgCCCCCATTTTATTCtctcaatatttatttatttattcagagtTTATTCATTATTTCATGCTGCGTCTTTCTTATTTTACAGTATATGGTCTCTTCCACATTTTCCAGTTTCACACTGGTTCTGTGATATAAGCTTGTTTTCTAGCAGTCTGCGAGTTTGAggatgtttatttgtttctacAAGAAGCTGCAGAGGTGCACTGGGAACAAAGGCATTGATCTCACACCCAATGAGTGGCTTCAGGGTTGAATTTGAGTAAAAATGCAGTTGCAGGAGTGAGTTTTTAGGCCCataagaaaaaatataattgTTTAGGAAAATGCAGCTAATGACATCATCAGAAAAAGaactttttcatctttttctggTTTTCTGATTTGGAAACCTTTCTGCTGTAATTTGGTTATTTTATGGTCCGTGCATAGTGCTGTCTTTAGGTGCTATCTAAtaacagtgttttcttttcttgtttgtgtttgttctctttaGTCCTTTAGTCTTTGCCATGATGATCTTCTTTGTAGTGAAGAGAAACTGAGTATTAGAAAGAATTAAACTGTCCACTGTAGCCACAGTCTGCGGTTGCCATGCATGCCATTTTAatctttaatgtgttttttttggtgCTACGTCCTTGAAGAAGCTCTCAGCGTTTGAGCACACAGTGTCACTGCCGTCAGGCTCTTTGATTTGCATCTCTGCATATTGGTTGATTTCCCACAGTTACCCTTTCTATATTGAGTTACATAAATGTACACCAACATGAGACTGTAAATGGTATTTAACAGGCTATTTATGCATGTTGTTTCTGTGCAGAGTGACACGGGGTGAAAGTGACATCACAAGTAGTGTCTcgtgtgtgaatgagtgtgtctgtgtgtatacgGGGAATTTTACAGGAgaataaaaaggaagaaaaacagtaTTACAGCCAGCAGCTTAGGAGCAAAAAGAGCAATGGTAACCATGGAGTCACTTTAACATTTCCTGAAAccataaaacacagaaatactAAACCACAAATAACAATGACTAAATAAAATCCAAAGGTTAAGCAAAGACAAAATTCATAAAGggatcattaaaaaataaaaaatctttttatggAGCTGCAAGAATACATCCAGTAGCAGCCGGCAGCAGAGACCCGTGTCTCTGTGTGGCCTCCAGTCTCAGCGGTGCCGACCTCCTGCACAGAAAAGATGCAACCTGCAGTTAATTATCCCGACACCAGGTCCCGTATTTGGGTGATGAGGAGAAGATGGTACTCACAGGATTTCGGCAGAGGTTTGAACTCAGCTGTAATGTTGCCGATCACCTTCCCCGTTTCCATCACTGCTCAATGGGACAACACGCACATCTTCCGTGGCATCCACACCACAGCTCTAAAGGCCATTACAAACTGAGCGCGTTTTAAAGTGACACAAAACTCTCAACTTTTCAATTTAGAATGTGCACTACAATGCTAGAAGTATTCGCTCGTCTGCCTTCACGTTCATATGAACTTGAATGACATCCtattcttaatccatagggtttaatatgagGTCTGCCCACTCTTTACAGCTTTAtcagcttcaactcttctgaGAAGGTTTTCCACGGTTTAGGAGTGTTTATGGGATTATTTAACCATTCTTCCTGAAGTGCATTTGTGGGTCAGACACTGATCTTGAATgagaaggcctggctcacaGCCTCTGCTCCAATTCATCCCATAGATGTTCTGTGGGGCTGATGTCAGGactcaagttcttccacaccaaactcgctCATCTGTTTCATGACTGtctggtgtgcagtcatgttgaAATAGGAAGGGGTCATCCCCAAACCATTCCCACAAAGTTTGTATGTAAGTATGAAAttgcagggctcgcaaaatcgctagccaggcgaccaaaatctatctcagccccgCCCGTCGGGCCATCATATAGCCCGGCGGGCGGGGCTGAGATTATGAGAGCCATACTTACAGAGCCCTGAATTGTAAGTATGAAATTGTCGAAAACCTCTTGTATACTGAAACATTAAGAGTTTCTTTCACTAGAACAAAGGGGCCGAGCCCagctcctgaaaaacaaccccacaccataatccTCCTCCACCAAATTTTATACTTGACACAGTGTAGTTAGTAAGAAGTAAAACTATCTGCAGACACAAGAAAAGatgaattttcaaaataaaagcatgaacatAAAAGCATAGAAGTtataaaactgataaaaacaaataaaaacactacataaaatttaaaaaaaaaaaaaaaaacttcctccAGAGACGTGTGCAGCATTGCTGGGCTCTGCTTTGAGTGAGCATGTCCTGTTTCTGTAGTCATTTCTATGATACGTCAGTGCACGAGTGTAAGGATCCCAGGATTTCAGCAACAGTCTGCAAAGATCAGACAAGAAAACCTCAAGGGGGAAGAAACGGTGCAAtctctttgtttcctgttttgacttCTGTTCCTAATCCTGCAGTGAAGTGTTGTCTTTCCTGAGAAGATGCGCCTCTCGTTTAGGAGGCAACAACAGTGAGTCATGAGTGCCTCAAGTAGAAATGGTTGTAGACGATAAGCGGTAACCTCGTATGTGAGCTGGCGGCTGCTGCTGTTTAAAATCGGACTTGGACgctgatatatttttaaaaggttaataaaaagctaaataataATCAGACAATGATCTTTAACTGGTTCTTAGATAAATTTTAGCCAACACTTCCAAGGTTTCGTCAAGTCTATTAAAAGCTTGATGTCCCAGCTGtccatattttatatatatgcaCAAAAAAAGCTAGAACTAACAAATGGTCTACTGTTGCATTAGCAGCTTTTACACATAAACCGGGTGAGAAAGGAATAAAGTACCAATGGAAATGTTAAAACTTAACACGTTTGACCTGTTCAGCTGGTATCTGTCCACTAATTACAAACCACTCTTTGCCCTGCGTGAACAGTGTTAACCGTGACTCAGTGCTTTCTCTATGATACAGGCTGTAAAGTGGGAAATAAAAACCCTGTGCTGCAAACAGAAGCCCACAAGGCTTCCAGTACCAAAAAATCTACAGATTCTGCACATTCATACTTGGATATCTCTTTTTGATATTACTGCTGTCTGCGCTGAGTCTGAAAGCAGTAGGGGCCTGACCTCCCCTCCCCCTCTCCTTCTTCATTTCATCcttcctccaccacctcctcctcctccttctctgctTTTGCTTCTCTTTCTGGGAttgaaagataaaaaaaaaaatctgaggtATGTTAGTCATTTTCTGGCTGAGCGGCACCACACGACTGAGCCATCATGATAAGGAGGGGTGTGTTGGAGCGACAGAGGGGAGTTCAGTGTGGGAGTTGAGTTTGCCTGGCAACAGGTGAAAAGACTGAGATAAGACTGTTGATATTTGAGTTTTCCCTCTCTGCTTTTACCGCCTCTCTCCTCATCACCACCTGCACCTGCCGCCGCTCTCGTCGCCCTTTTCCCAGCTTTTGATGAGGCGTGGATCTCTTTGACCCCTGCAACTAATAAGTGAAGCAGTCACGCTCATAAAAAATGCATGGAGGTGATGTGCAATTAAAACCTGCCTCGAGTTTGATGTTGTTGACAGTAAAGCGTGAGTGACATGTGAGCACCACAGCTTCACTGGGCGAATCTCCTCTTCAAGGTGTTCGTGTTTTACTTTCCtgccatgtgtgtttgtatatttgtCGTCTGTGTTTGTTTGCGAGGAGTGGGCTGTGGATTAGGTTCGCCTGATGTCAGAGGTTGACGTGGGCGTGTGAGTCATGAGTCGGGGGAGGAAGGTGGTGGCGCCTGGGTTGTCGGTTTGACGACATCCCCCTGCCGGAGCAGATGGTTTCGGCTGGGGGGAGCACAGTTAGAAGTAAAACAAGAGCTGCTAGTCATCCGAAGGTGGCTGATTGTTGCTCTCTGTATGGGCATGCTCAGTAATGAACAGATCCAGCAGAGGCAGCGAGAGGCAATGTAACTTGCTTCGTGGAGGTTTTTCCACTCCTAACAAGAAGAGGAGATGAATGCTTGTCACCGTTTGAGACAATTGAATTTAAACATTTCCACTCCCACAagtttccataaatggatcttgaCACATCCCTCTTAGCATTGTTTGAATGTACGCCaggctttttgtgtgtgtgtgtgtgtgtgtgtgtgtgtgtgtgtgtgtgtgtgtgtgtgtgtgtgtgtgtgtgtgtttgctttggtGCCGGAAATGTCGCCCAGTACCAGAGCACGTTTGTTCAAATGCTGCAGCCATTACACGCAAATACTCAATAATGTCTTCTTTCCCCTTCGTCGTTTAATCAACTGCAACTAAAATTCACTCTCTAAATATTTATTTGGTATTTAGTTATTTCTTtagggcaggggtctcaaacttaaatgacCTGTGGGCCAATCATGTCATGTGAGGGCTACTTTAGTATTCAAGTagtacaaccccccccccacaaatatttctgaaaatattccagacacgtggcagcacttctgctataAATTTGTtcgtatttaacaaaataaaaatgccgacataagtgtacacattagtttttgactgctagggaaaatatttttctttacaaataactctctcactgaactaacacagccaatccttcaacatgtttgtactctctgctcatatcgccttcatattaaataatgttttgctttttaaagaacttattttaacattgcactctacaacaaacaaatcctccctAACAAGAACAGTAACTTCAAGGGCCAAATTGCtttatatttcttcacgtcaataCACAGGCCGCAAGTAGGGGTGACGCCGGCTGCAAGTGGCCCCCAGGCCACGAGTTTAAGACCCCTCCTTTCGGGGTATGGGTTTCAATCTCATGTTTAAAGAGAAAGTACTGTAGCTATACTTGCTACCATGCATATTTTTCATTATGATTGAAATGATTGCACTACAGTGaatgttttaaatatatgttataaatTTCTCCTCATCAGTTTTACTCAGTCTTGTCTCAGCTGTGTTTCTCGTTATTGTTTCTCTGATTCATCTAAAAGTTGGCATTAAGAGCAAACTATGCTCAGAGGATTTGTTCAGTTAGTATTGTCGggtttttcattagttttttgtttctttttggtgttgtctttttatttcagcTTACTTTCATTTAGTTTCTGGACTTCAGTTGCTTATATCAGTTTAGCTTTTCGGGTTTTTTTGATTAGTTTGAGTGTTAGTTGAAGTTTAGAGTAAAGACAAACACTTAACAACAAATGACAAATGTCCAAGTCTCAAAACAAACTCTTTGCATTTAGGTATGTAGGCACGGTTTGGACAACTTCCTCAAATTgaacatcagaatggggaagaaagaggATTGAAGTGACTTTGGCATCATTGTTGGTGCCAGTTGGGCTGgtgtgagtatttcagaaactgcagatctgctgggattttcccacacagtcATCTCCAGGGTTTACAGAGATCCAAAAAAAggtccaaaaaaagagaaaacataagTGAGCGCCAgttctctgggagaaaatgccttgttgatgccagaggtaaGAGAAGAATGGCCAGAGTGCTTGAAGCTGCTCAGAAAGCAGCAGCAAGTCAAACAACCACTCGTTACAAACAAGGTATGAAGAAGATCATCTCTGAAcatgttgaaccttgaagcagatggactaCAGCAGGAGAACACCCGATGTCACTCCTGTCGCCCAAGAACAGGAAACTCTCATTACCAAAGATGGACAACAGAAGATCagaaaaacattgcctggtctTATCAGcgtgatttctgctgcaacatttagaTGGATGTTAAAGTTGACTGTAACTATCTCAGTTGGAAGTTGCAATTTGTTTGGAAAGAGACGGACACACGGAGCAAATATCGTCATGCATTTTACATCAGAACAGAGGGCGTGAACATGAAGATCACCGCCATTGAACCAAGCTCGGTTAAACtgatttatgtgtttaaacagcTATTTGAAtccagttttagattttaaaccATTTATGATCAGAATATTAGGCTCCGTGTAAACACAACCTCTACTTTCAGTTCTAAAGCTAAGTTTGTATTCATCACGAGGAACTTGATTTAAGTGGTTTAGAAAGGAAATGGACTCATAGGAGAAACTCATTTGCATATCTCTTCGTTTGTTGTATTGATTTAGTTCTTTTCCATCCTTTGTGAAAGTGTAGGAGTAGATATTTGATGATTTACTGTCTAGTTATTTGCCTCAGGGGCATATAATTCTACTTCTCAGTGCATTCAAATTAAAGAAGTGTTTCATCACTTAGCTTTGTACCTGTTTAATATCAGTGCCATTGATTTTTATGATGTATATTATGTTTGAGCCAGGAATGTTTCACCTGATGAAATCAAAGCAGAATCTTCCATGTTTAGTCATTGATTTGCATTACAGTGCTCTCACAGAGTGAAATATGTTTTCCATTCCTGCAGTCACGAACTTATGAAATTTCTGCATCATCTCCCAGGAGGCTGATTAGATCATTTTACTAATCCACCTGCTATTAAAATAAGCACACCTACGGTTAGCACTTTTGACCAGTACGATATTACAAAGTTGGACTTTGCAGGTAACGATCACTCGTTACCTGTTACTAGCTGCTTAGATGCATGACACAAATCAGGGTACAGTGATAAAAGGGATAAAAAGAGATTCTCCTTGGGGGAGGAGGGCAGAATTCATCCCAGAGTCTGACCCAGTTTTAAAATGCCAAATATCTCCACTAGAGCTGGACGGGTTTGAAGGGGCTCCCTCGAGGCTGCGGCAGGGGAAGCTGCTGCACTGTGGAGGCAGCACGACTTGGGCTGTCAGTTACTGTAGCAGGCGGTGTGAGGGTGAGAGCAGGGCATGTTTTGATTAGACTGTGTGACAGACGCTGTTGCATAATAATGGGAGACTTTGCTTTAAACATAATGAGCGTTGTAACCAAGTTGGAGCTACTTACACTGAACTCATAGTTTATattagagaaagaaaatatgATAGGAATGATTAAAATACTTTATTTGAGAATATGAGCCACATtagttaaaacagaacatcaatTTAAAacagcgtcttttagtttattGGCCACATTTGTTGAGCCTATAGGTTGATTTTTGCTAGTAAAAGTACTCATTTTTCACCTGCAAGTCTAAAGAAGTGCTCTTTTAAATTTTTCACCTGAGCCATAGgaaaggttttttttgctttttcaactCTGTATCCCAGTTTCTCCACATTCATGCAGTCGTAGATTAGTGGAAAGGCACAGAACTATCATGCCTAGCTTTTCCagctattttaatattttgcaaCTTTATGATTCAATCAACTGTCGTACGGCTGGCAGATTACTTTACCGAAACATTACACTAGTTAAAAACTTCACTGCAATTTTTTACACTTTGCAGACTCAGACACACTGGTGGGTTTATGaagtaaaaacaaagtgaaCTTCACTGTATCACTGTAGATGTGCAGTCAGAGATTTGTATCGGAGCTCCACGTCAATCTTTCTCTTTATTTAACTTGTATAAATGTTTCTGTTTACGCAGCAGCACATCTGCGTACTCTGCAGCAATATGAGAAGTACTGACTTTTACTTCTATTACTACTATTACTTCTATTTGCTGGCtataaatatattaatgttattgctgttgttttctatttatttttttaatgtatctgTATAAGAGAGAGAGGTTTGTCCatttagatattttttatgATATTTTTTGCAGCCACAAATACAGAGCATTCTAATTCTGTAAGAAACATTAAGAAATGTATCTGAAgaaatcacttttaaaaatcTAGCTCTGCCCTTCTGATAGTTTTTATGGCGTATTGCGAGAAGGCAAATGAAACTATGGAGTTTTGTTTCGGATTGAATCAAAGTCCTTCTAGAAGCAAGTCTTGGACTTTTCTGACAATTTACTTTATTATCGTTTTGTTAATTAATTATAATTTCAGTGATGTgaaactgcattaaaaaacTGCTTTAACAGTTTACACACTTTGccctaaaatacatttttgaaacCCTTTTCACCCCCTGGAAGCTCCTTTAGGAATTTCCTGTACATTATATTTCTGAGATCTGCTGTGCCTCTATCTTACATTTTTGCTTCTATgtcttggttgtttttttttgcagttaatGATGTTTAGCTACTTCGCAGCACTGCGTGAAGTGAACATTACATCGTGGAACAGCGTCACAGGAAATATTCTGAATAAGCCTTTTAATTTCTACAGGTTTCCACTGGCCGGCATATAAAACCGTGGAAAATGACTCCCTTCTCCTTTTAATTTTCCAGATGTGGAAAACAGTGTTTCACATGTTTGGAGAACTGCAGAAGTGCATCATTTATAGCATGGAAAAGTACTGGCTGTAAGCAAGAGCCAAGTCTGTGTATAGCTCCCATTTGGATACGTAACATTAATAATGCTCCTGTCTGACTCAGTGGGTAACAGTCTCACTCTGTACAGACTGTAAGTTCAGCAGGGTCAGGACTAAATGGTTATAAGTGTAGCTTTTAAGCTGCtgtatgaaagaaaaataatctaaTACTAAGACTTGCTGCCTGATTGTATAAAATAAGTTTCCTCATTAACGGAAGCAGTTTTTGTGAGGTTTGTCACACAAAAGCAGCGACATTAAACGTCAAAACACTCTGACCCAAGAGTTTTAGTCTCACTTTTATTTGTAAAATACTCACATTGAAAAGTAAtaggcattttatttttttgtggcaCTGGCTTCACAGAGGCTCACAGCActaacaaacacacagtttatTTAGTGCACATGCATCATGCTAGATTCAAAGCCCTTACAATAATCACAGTTCTTTGCACTTAAAACTCAAACATTTGGTTGTGAAGTTTGCTTTGTCCATCCGAATCGATCCGAATGAGCTGTGGCTGTCCCTTCAGGCTCCGGAGAGGCTAATAAACTGAGCACAAGCTATTAAACCAACTAAACACAGCACACAGGGGTGGGTTTAGCagtgcacgcacacgcacgccagcacacatacacacacgcgcacacacacacacacacagaggctgtAGTAAAAGCTGAATGGCACAGCAGTGCACATCACGCAGCAGAAGCAGTTCTTGTGCAGAAACGAATCCACTgataaagctgtttttaaaacctCAGTTCGACACGTTCGTCTTCTGTGTGAAAGGACTCGCTGTCGGCTTTCGCGTCACTTAAACTTTTGCATGATACCTAACCAGATGCAGTTAAAGATGCTATAAATGTCAAGATGATGTGGGTCATTTTGAGTTCTATAAATACAAAGCAGTGCAAACGGTGATGCTAAAATACCATTCTGCTCAGAACAATCACCCAAAAACTTATCCCGTGTGTGTGTAAGCCACTATTGTGCAGTAAACATTTAAAACCTGCCCTGTACGACAGACCTACCCACCAGTTCTTCTATCAATGACACATTACAGCTCGGCACATCTTACAACATTTTCAAACCAATACCTCACAGGGTGGATATAGAAACAGGCTCTTCTCCCTCTATCTTCCCCCTCCCCGCCcccttcatcatcttcatccTACTTGACAAAATGCAGGGCCTCGGCCACCACCACGGAGCCTTTGCTGCTGTCAAGGCAGGTGACAAGCTTGAAGCCCGATCTCAGTGCTAGCATCACTGTCTCTAGTTTCAGACAGTCAAGTGTGCACAGGAATGTGCTGTCCTCCTTCAGAACGAGCCGCGAGCCAGGCTCCGACTTGATGAAGTGTCGGAACTGTATCACGTTGGATGACACCACAAATTCTTCCGGAAAGCCATCCAAGCGGCTCTTGGAGATCTGCACCAGCCGCCCTTTGACCTTGTCGATGAAGGCGGGGTCACTGCAGTACACCTTGAGGCCCTGCGACCTCTCGTGGCTATCCGTCACCTCCAGGAAGGCGGGTTCCCGCTGTGCCGCCCTCTGAGTTTCCCACTCGACCACAGCCTCCACCAGTTCAGTCAGGCGGTAAAAATCGGCCTCTCGTCGCAGGAGCCCCGCCTCCCGGAAGTCATCGGGCAGCTGGAGCTCTCCTGTTCGGAGGTAGTTGAGCACATGGCGAAAAACCGGACCGTCTCTGTCGATGAAGGGGTTGCCCATGGAATCGGTGTGCTGGACCGCCTTCTTACCGTTGGCCACCTCCTCGAGAAACGAGCCCTGTTGCTTGGCAAGGGTGGTCCGGTGGGCCGTGTACAGGAACCCCCCTACGTTGAGGGTGATGGTACCCGAGGAGGGCTTCTTGAAGCTCTTGCTGGGCTGCAGCAGGTCCGGGTTGATGTGCCTCAGTTCACTTTCCATCCTGCTGAGGTCCCATTCCATTCTCCAGACGCCCTCTCCAGCCTCGACCCAGCCTCGGAGCTGGTGTGTCTGCTCGACTgtacgcgtgtgtgtgtctctgggtGTGCTCGGTACCAATcgagtcagtttttttttttctttttcttcccccctTTCCTTTGGATCTGACTTTGCGGGTCGGTGCTGCAGCTGAGGAAATGAGAAGGTGTTGTCAGCTGTCGGTATAGTGAGAGCAAATGTGTCTGAGAGTGTGTGATGGTGGATGGGTGAGTGCTGTCTGGCAGAGGAGCGACAGTGAACTGGGAGCTGAAAACAGACTCGCTCTCTGTTCTGCTCCGtgtccctcctctctctctctcttcctctctgtctcttctactctttctgtctctctctctctctttaagaGTGGGTGGGCAGGCAGCGTCACATacagggaggagagagagggagtatGTGAGCAAACACCAGAGGAGTACAGACTCCAGAAGCtcgctctttttctttctttcactctgtTTTTAATTATCTTGGATAAAAAAGGTGCAAAGCTCAGCTCTAGCTGTtagttcacacacacatacacacacatgcacgcatgcCATGCTTTCACCAGATGGAGGGGGGGGAGGGTTGCTTCCATAATTTTTGTGGTGTGAAATTGTCTCAGCGTGTGTGAGTCTGAATATGAAACTCCTTTTTGCAGCCAGATCCATCTGTTTTACCACACAGCGCTTCATGTGAACTGGAATCCGTCTGAAATCTCCGGTCATGACGGGGAGAAGGAGGCGGCTGGCCTCGCTTCATGTAAATTTCTGTGACTCTCTCCTGCTTTCCTTCTTGCGAGGTAACAGGCAGGCCTTCTGTCTTAGCAAATTGTTTATTGatcgtgcctgtgtgtgcggtGTGTGCGCGCTCGCTTTGAGGACCTTGTGAAGGAAATGGACCAATTACAGTCCACGGTGGTCCGGTCATGAAGGACAGCTTTTGAATTGGTTAATGCTTTTGGCCTGTAGCCTCCTGTCAGGGGAAAAATGGTCCACTGGTCGCTCAGTACTAACGACTCACGCCGCCACTGTTtatgtgtgtccgtgtgtgctTATTTTTGTTCTGCGTTTCACATTTTTTGTGTCTCCTCCAGCGCGACTACAAATGTGAAAGAAATCACAGTTCATATCAAACACGAGGAAACACGCAGAGCGGCTCCAGCAGTGCTGACTGGTAACAGCGTGtgataaaaacataaaagtcTGCGCATACCACGCAGATGATTTGGTCTGGTGCTTCATGCTTACACTCTAACACACTAAACACTATGCTAAATAACTGTAGTTGAGctgaaaatggaagaaaaattACCATTCTAGGAAGctactaaataaataacagtaaatgatACGTATCAACTTTGTGGTAGATGTACATTTTATAGCAGAGGCTGCTCTAAAGTGTGAGCGTGCAAAATCAATGTGTACTTCAGCTTCCATGTGGTGATTTAATGATTTTGTTAAACATATAATCCATAAAAGAAACATCTTTGCATCAGAATCTTATTATGCAGTCGCCTTTTAAGAACAGGTTTTCCTCGTGTCCTCTTTATTATTTGTTGGCGTTTCTATATTAGAAGTGGAAAATGTCAGCAGTCAGATTGCTCCCATGTTGAACTCCCTGCATTTCTTATTTATCACGCAAGCACTTACACAAACACTCAGGCCCGATAGCCTGCACACTAAATCCATGTTTACTCTTGATTCTGACCCGCGCAGCTCTTCTACTGCTGCAGAAATATTTCAGTGCAGACGGTTTGTAACCTACTTTAGATGTGTTTTTACACCAGGGAGGCAATGCCAGTCAATTTGCATAATTTATCATCACTTGCACAGAAGTCTGGCAGTGACAAAATACCTGGATTGTGGCGGTATTTGTCACCGGAGGGCAACGAAGACGGGGCGCCTTCTTTTGCAGTGGTGTTTATATGTTTGATTACTCACTAGCAAAATATTGTTAAGgcatttaaatttatttaccTTGTGAGAAAAT
This DNA window, taken from Oreochromis niloticus isolate F11D_XX linkage group LG16, O_niloticus_UMD_NMBU, whole genome shotgun sequence, encodes the following:
- the kctd4 gene encoding BTB/POZ domain-containing protein KCTD4 encodes the protein MEWDLSRMESELRHINPDLLQPSKSFKKPSSGTITLNVGGFLYTAHRTTLAKQQGSFLEEVANGKKAVQHTDSMGNPFIDRDGPVFRHVLNYLRTGELQLPDDFREAGLLRREADFYRLTELVEAVVEWETQRAAQREPAFLEVTDSHERSQGLKVYCSDPAFIDKVKGRLVQISKSRLDGFPEEFVVSSNVIQFRHFIKSEPGSRLVLKEDSTFLCTLDCLKLETVMLALRSGFKLVTCLDSSKGSVVVAEALHFVK